From Gemmatimonadaceae bacterium, a single genomic window includes:
- a CDS encoding metallophosphoesterase family protein, protein MVVGVISDTHGLVRAAVHEALAGSYLILHAGDVCGDDVLTELSTIAPVAAVMGNCDPPGHPRLPTRIDREIGGHTFHVSHGHELGVPRPAGLLAAYDASVIVFGHTHRPLVHRSGGRLVLNPGAAGPRRFDILPSVARLTITSEGIDVAIVELPIDSEP, encoded by the coding sequence CTGGTCGTCGGCGTCATCTCCGACACCCATGGCCTCGTGCGCGCCGCCGTGCACGAAGCGCTCGCCGGCTCCTACCTCATCCTGCATGCCGGCGACGTGTGCGGCGACGACGTGCTGACCGAGTTGTCGACCATCGCCCCGGTGGCCGCCGTGATGGGCAACTGCGATCCGCCGGGGCACCCACGGCTTCCCACACGCATCGATCGAGAGATCGGAGGCCACACGTTCCACGTGAGCCACGGACACGAACTCGGCGTTCCGAGGCCGGCCGGCCTTCTGGCCGCCTACGATGCCTCGGTGATCGTCTTCGGGCACACGCACCGGCCGTTGGTGCATCGCAGCGGGGGGCGACTCGTGCTCAATCCGGGCGCGGCCGGGCCGCGCCGGTTCGACATCCTGCCCAGCGTCGCGCGCCTCACGATAACGTCCGAGGGAATCGACGTCGCCATCGTGGAGCTACCGATCGACAGCGAGCCCTGA
- a CDS encoding GIY-YIG nuclease family protein produces MPALKADPDAERLAALRAHVRAGAEERPGVYRMITETGEVAYVGKSRKLRTRLLSYFRGEFPRDKSARIVREAHRIEWTYVPSEFASLLEELRLIKMLRPRLNVAQKRDDRNYGFVRLTSGRAPRLTVTRGSGAADRGGTYYGPFVGTANLQDALRELSAALGLRDCTLDGKMRFSDQMELLPAPPRTPGCLRFEIGTCLGPCVGAPTASAYGAQVHVARAFLDGTSDVPLVQLESAMRAASDRLEYERAGILRNRWQLVESLRERFSRLRFAVESLSFVYLVPGHAGEDRFYLVRRGVIRDDFAAPQSPDEWEAARARVRQVFAATHDVPGAVPSHDVDELLLVTSWFATKPEELDATIPPATLLERAD; encoded by the coding sequence ATGCCAGCGCTGAAGGCCGACCCGGACGCCGAGCGACTCGCGGCGCTCAGGGCGCACGTGCGGGCCGGCGCGGAGGAGCGCCCCGGCGTGTACCGCATGATCACCGAGACCGGTGAGGTGGCCTATGTGGGCAAGAGCCGCAAGCTTCGCACGCGGCTGCTGTCCTACTTCAGGGGCGAATTCCCGCGGGACAAGTCCGCGCGCATCGTCCGGGAAGCGCACCGCATCGAGTGGACCTACGTGCCATCGGAGTTTGCGTCGCTGCTCGAAGAGCTTCGGCTCATCAAGATGCTCCGTCCGAGACTCAACGTCGCGCAGAAGCGGGACGACCGGAACTACGGCTTCGTGCGCCTCACGAGCGGTCGCGCTCCGCGGCTGACGGTAACGCGCGGCAGCGGCGCCGCGGATCGTGGGGGGACGTATTACGGTCCGTTCGTGGGCACGGCGAACCTGCAGGACGCGTTGCGCGAACTCTCCGCGGCCCTGGGCCTTCGCGACTGCACCCTCGACGGCAAGATGCGCTTCTCCGATCAGATGGAGTTGCTGCCCGCACCGCCCCGCACGCCCGGATGCCTGCGCTTCGAGATCGGTACGTGCCTCGGTCCCTGCGTCGGGGCGCCGACGGCGAGCGCCTACGGCGCACAGGTGCACGTAGCCCGGGCCTTCCTCGACGGCACGTCCGATGTGCCGCTGGTCCAGCTGGAGTCGGCCATGCGCGCCGCGAGCGACCGCCTGGAGTACGAGCGCGCCGGCATCCTGCGCAACCGGTGGCAACTGGTCGAGTCGCTGCGCGAGCGATTCTCGCGCCTCCGGTTCGCCGTCGAGTCGCTGTCGTTCGTGTACCTCGTGCCCGGACACGCGGGCGAAGATCGGTTCTACCTCGTTCGTCGCGGGGTCATCCGCGACGACTTCGCGGCCCCGCAGTCGCCTGACGAGTGGGAGGCCGCACGCGCCCGGGTGCGACAGGTCTTTGCGGCAACCCACGACGTCCCTGGCGCCGTGCCCTCGCACGACGTCGATGAACTGCTGCTGGTGACGAGCTGGTTCGCGACGAAGCCCGAGGAACTCGACGCCACGATTCCACCGGCAACACTGCTCGAGCGCGCCGACTGA
- the mutM gene encoding bifunctional DNA-formamidopyrimidine glycosylase/DNA-(apurinic or apyrimidinic site) lyase: protein MPELPETETIARDLADLLVGRTVQKVAVLRPDVLRGATPTCFERRQSGAQVLRVWRRSKTVVLSLSGPAHVLVTPRFTGSLQFESPPDAYVTISWRFADGATLIYRDVRRLGTVALVDADGLAAFDQALGVEPLSPSFTVAALSGILRASRSAVKKVLMDQRRIAGVGNIYANEALHRAGIDPSRIGAAIRAPDAERLHFELRAVLEAGIAARGTTFRDYRDARNQRGSFAASLQAYGRGGLPCIQCGARLTETHAIDGRSTVFCHRCQR from the coding sequence GTGCCCGAGCTACCTGAGACCGAAACGATCGCGCGCGACCTCGCCGATCTCCTCGTCGGGCGTACCGTCCAGAAGGTTGCGGTCCTCCGGCCAGACGTGCTTCGCGGTGCAACGCCTACCTGTTTTGAGAGGCGCCAGAGTGGCGCCCAGGTGCTGCGAGTCTGGCGCCGATCCAAGACGGTGGTCCTTAGTCTTAGCGGGCCGGCCCACGTGCTCGTGACGCCTCGGTTCACGGGTTCGCTGCAGTTCGAGTCGCCGCCGGACGCGTACGTCACCATCTCGTGGCGCTTTGCGGACGGCGCCACCCTCATCTACCGCGACGTCCGCCGACTCGGCACGGTCGCCCTGGTCGATGCCGATGGACTTGCAGCGTTTGATCAGGCCCTGGGTGTGGAGCCCCTGTCGCCCTCCTTTACAGTCGCGGCCCTATCGGGGATTCTTCGGGCATCCCGAAGCGCAGTGAAGAAGGTGTTGATGGACCAGCGACGGATCGCCGGTGTGGGCAACATCTACGCGAACGAGGCCCTGCACCGGGCCGGCATCGACCCATCACGCATCGGAGCCGCGATCCGCGCACCCGATGCCGAGCGTTTGCACTTCGAGCTGCGCGCGGTGCTCGAAGCCGGGATCGCAGCGCGGGGCACCACGTTTCGCGACTACCGGGACGCGCGCAACCAGCGAGGATCGTTCGCGGCGAGCCTCCAGGCGTATGGGCGCGGCGGACTCCCCTGCATCCAGTGCGGCGCGCGCCTTACGGAAACGCACGCCATCGACGGGCGATCGACGGTGTTCTGTCACCGATGCCAGCGCTGA
- the purD gene encoding phosphoribosylamine--glycine ligase, with protein sequence MNVLILGGGGREHAVAWKLTTDDPSVRITAAPGNPGIEALGRCVRINPSEPVAVVSLAREVQPDLVFVGPEAPLAAGVSDALSAAGFAVFGPTRAAAQLESSKRYSKQLMLEHGIPTAGASWHSDASQAKLAVRLTGAPVVIKASGLAAGKGVVVCETVEAADQAIDDIMLRSIYGPAGAEVLVEEFMEGEEISVFAVSDGAQFVLLPAAQDHKRLLDGDLGPNTGGMGAYSPVSVATASTLGRISEEVIGPTLKAMAARGAPFRGLLYCGMMLTADGPKVVEYNCRFGDPETQVVLPVMDEELLPLLSGAASGHLGASRDASVSRRAAVCTVVAAPGYPEAALTGGEVVLPHAPDGVLYFHAGTARGEDGRLVASGGRVLAATAIAESFSQAAAASRNAAAAVRIAGGQFRRDIGWREQARRARAT encoded by the coding sequence GTGAACGTACTGATCCTCGGTGGCGGTGGTCGCGAACACGCGGTGGCCTGGAAGCTCACGACAGACGACCCCTCAGTTCGAATCACCGCCGCACCGGGGAATCCAGGGATCGAAGCCCTCGGCCGCTGCGTTCGGATCAACCCATCCGAGCCGGTGGCCGTCGTGTCTCTGGCTCGTGAGGTCCAGCCGGACCTCGTGTTCGTTGGGCCTGAAGCGCCGCTCGCAGCGGGAGTCTCCGACGCCCTGAGTGCCGCCGGATTCGCGGTGTTCGGGCCGACGAGGGCTGCAGCTCAGCTCGAGTCATCCAAGCGGTACTCGAAGCAGCTCATGTTGGAGCACGGTATCCCAACTGCCGGAGCATCGTGGCACTCTGATGCGTCTCAAGCGAAGCTGGCTGTTAGACTTACGGGAGCACCAGTGGTGATCAAGGCCTCGGGGCTCGCGGCGGGAAAGGGGGTCGTTGTCTGTGAAACTGTCGAGGCGGCCGACCAGGCTATCGACGACATCATGCTCCGAAGCATCTATGGGCCAGCGGGTGCGGAGGTCCTGGTCGAGGAGTTCATGGAGGGCGAGGAGATTTCGGTGTTTGCGGTGTCCGACGGAGCCCAGTTCGTGCTCCTCCCGGCAGCGCAGGATCACAAACGCCTCCTCGACGGTGATCTCGGACCGAACACTGGCGGCATGGGAGCATACTCCCCGGTCTCTGTCGCGACAGCATCGACCCTGGGCCGGATCTCGGAGGAGGTTATTGGGCCCACTCTGAAGGCGATGGCGGCGCGGGGAGCACCATTTCGTGGGCTGCTCTACTGTGGGATGATGCTTACGGCTGACGGCCCCAAGGTCGTGGAGTACAATTGTCGATTCGGCGACCCAGAGACGCAGGTTGTGCTCCCGGTCATGGACGAGGAACTGCTCCCGTTGTTGTCTGGTGCCGCCAGCGGTCACCTCGGGGCATCGCGCGATGCCTCAGTCTCGCGGCGGGCTGCGGTTTGTACCGTCGTTGCGGCGCCGGGATACCCGGAGGCCGCTCTGACTGGTGGCGAGGTCGTGCTCCCTCATGCTCCCGACGGTGTGCTGTACTTCCACGCCGGGACTGCTCGAGGTGAAGACGGTCGCCTCGTCGCATCAGGCGGGCGCGTGTTGGCCGCCACTGCCATCGCGGAGTCATTTTCTCAGGCGGCCGCCGCGAGCCGCAACGCCGCCGCGGCCGTTCGAATCGCTGGGGGCCAGTTCAGGCGTGACATCGGTTGGCGGGAGCAGGCACGCCGTGCCCGAGCTACCTGA
- a CDS encoding M48 family metallopeptidase → MADRVILTDISSTAWEHPADRAALNTLRSIPGFDQVVRKVAGFFGERGVRQMFLANAVRVGPTQRPKLWAQYQEVLATLDWREVPELYVSQTPLVNAAAVGFDKPFIVLNSGTIALLNEDERRDILGHELGHIMSGHTTYTTIAIIILTVGIQNLPFLAGMALLPFQLALMEWYRKAELSADRAGLLVTQDPRVSASTFLKMAGGGAGDDEISIDAFLEQAEAYETGGDFADKVWQVINTAFRTHPFGTVRAAELQRWVRSGDYDRIVVQGDYRRRSDASTPPLSEDYVDAVGYYGQQARDAMDSLTDVFDRARDAFNSAFKGPSGT, encoded by the coding sequence ATGGCCGACCGCGTCATCCTCACCGACATCTCCTCGACCGCGTGGGAGCACCCCGCCGATCGCGCGGCGCTCAATACGCTGAGATCGATTCCCGGCTTCGATCAGGTCGTGCGAAAGGTCGCGGGCTTCTTTGGTGAACGTGGCGTCCGGCAGATGTTCCTCGCCAACGCCGTCCGCGTCGGACCCACGCAGAGGCCAAAGCTCTGGGCGCAGTACCAGGAGGTGCTCGCCACCCTCGACTGGCGCGAGGTTCCGGAGCTCTATGTCTCGCAGACGCCGCTCGTCAACGCTGCCGCGGTCGGCTTCGACAAACCGTTCATCGTTCTCAACTCCGGCACCATCGCCCTGCTGAACGAAGACGAGCGCCGCGACATCCTGGGACACGAGCTTGGCCACATCATGAGTGGCCACACGACCTATACCACGATCGCGATCATCATCCTGACGGTGGGCATCCAGAACCTGCCCTTCCTCGCCGGCATGGCGCTGCTGCCCTTCCAGCTCGCGCTCATGGAGTGGTACCGCAAGGCCGAGCTCTCCGCGGATCGCGCCGGGCTGCTGGTCACGCAGGATCCCAGGGTCTCGGCAAGCACGTTCCTCAAAATGGCCGGCGGCGGAGCCGGTGACGACGAGATCTCGATCGATGCCTTCCTCGAACAAGCGGAGGCCTACGAGACCGGCGGGGACTTCGCCGACAAGGTCTGGCAGGTGATCAACACGGCGTTCCGTACGCACCCGTTCGGAACCGTCCGCGCCGCGGAGTTGCAGCGGTGGGTCCGGTCGGGCGACTACGACCGCATCGTGGTACAGGGTGACTATCGTCGCCGCTCTGACGCATCGACACCGCCGCTTTCGGAGGATTACGTTGATGCCGTTGGGTACTACGGCCAACAGGCGCGCGATGCCATGGATTCGCTGACCGACGTCTTCGATCGAGCGCGCGACGCCTTCAACAGCGCCTTCAAGGGACCCTCAGGGACGTGA
- a CDS encoding PLP-dependent transferase produces the protein MSRIFDSDLQYALGTRAIHAGQRPDPTSGAIMVPIYQTSTYAQDGLGRNKGYEYARGKNPTREALERNLAALEGGVHGFAFGSGMGCLDAIMKLFRSGDRIVCGDNLYGGTPRLFDRILVNYGLRFTYVDTRDPQRLEDAMGPDVRGIILETPTNPLMHLTDLSAAAGIARRHDALLIVDNTFATPVYQRPLELGAHIVYHSTTKYLNGHSDMVGGAAIVRDDDLATRLQFILNAAGAVPGPFDAWLVLRGTKTLHLRMAAHDANGRLIAEVLAARLGHERVFYPGLASHPQFALACSQMSGFGGMLSFELGSREAAERVMERFKVFAIAESLGGVESLVNHPASMTHASVPADRRAKLGITDGLVRFSVGVEDVGDLLADVEHALA, from the coding sequence ATGTCGCGAATCTTTGACTCGGATCTCCAGTACGCGCTCGGAACGCGAGCGATCCACGCGGGCCAGCGGCCCGACCCGACGTCCGGTGCGATCATGGTGCCGATCTACCAGACGTCAACATACGCACAGGACGGACTCGGGCGAAACAAGGGCTACGAGTATGCCCGCGGCAAGAACCCCACACGTGAGGCGCTGGAACGGAACCTCGCCGCCCTCGAAGGCGGCGTCCACGGATTCGCGTTCGGCAGCGGCATGGGCTGCCTCGACGCGATCATGAAGCTGTTCAGGTCGGGTGACCGCATCGTCTGCGGTGACAACCTCTACGGCGGCACGCCGCGCCTGTTCGATCGGATCCTCGTGAACTACGGGCTGCGGTTCACCTATGTCGACACCCGCGACCCGCAGCGACTCGAGGACGCGATGGGCCCCGACGTCAGGGGCATCATTCTCGAGACGCCGACTAACCCGCTGATGCATCTGACGGACCTCTCGGCCGCCGCCGGGATCGCGCGCCGCCACGATGCCCTCCTCATCGTCGACAATACGTTCGCCACGCCGGTCTACCAGCGCCCGCTCGAACTTGGCGCGCACATCGTGTACCACTCCACGACGAAGTACCTGAACGGCCACAGCGACATGGTCGGCGGCGCCGCCATCGTCCGCGACGACGACCTCGCCACGCGGCTGCAGTTCATCCTCAACGCCGCGGGCGCCGTGCCCGGCCCGTTCGACGCCTGGCTGGTGCTGCGCGGCACCAAGACGCTGCACCTCCGCATGGCCGCCCATGACGCCAACGGGCGCCTCATCGCCGAGGTCCTCGCGGCCCGACTCGGGCACGAGCGGGTGTTCTACCCCGGCCTGGCGTCCCATCCGCAGTTCGCCCTCGCCTGCTCACAGATGTCCGGATTCGGTGGCATGCTCTCCTTCGAGCTGGGCTCCCGCGAGGCGGCCGAGCGTGTCATGGAACGATTCAAGGTGTTCGCGATCGCCGAGTCCCTTGGCGGGGTGGAAAGCCTGGTGAACCACCCCGCCTCCATGACCCATGCTTCGGTGCCCGCGGACCGCCGGGCGAAACTCGGGATCACCGATGGCCTGGTCCGGTTCTCGGTTGGCGTGGAGGACGTGGGTGACTTGCTGGCTGACGTTGAACACGCATTGGCATGA
- a CDS encoding response regulator, producing the protein MVVDDEPHLRRVLMRVMQADGFACEEAGSGMQALAALEREPATLVLTDLDMPELDGIGLLRAVRARHPDTAVMMITAVADVGTAVSCLSAGAMDYLTKPFHIEEVRARVRQALEKRRLILENRGYQERLEERVAAQARRLEELFLASIQSLADALEVKDPYTHGHSVRVSRYSAVIARALDMDAEVVRQIELGGRVHDLGKIGVRESVLNKAGPLTDEEYEHIMTHPTVGWRLLSPLLGDTPRALNIVRSHHERWDGRGIPDGLAGDAIPIEARIAAVADTFDAMASARPYRPGVALAATIAELQRCAGAQFDPQVVQAFLRAIDAGAIDTSALAEERAPSGLTPRGVR; encoded by the coding sequence TTGGTCGTCGACGACGAGCCCCACCTGCGTCGCGTGCTCATGCGCGTGATGCAGGCTGACGGGTTTGCGTGCGAGGAAGCCGGGTCGGGGATGCAGGCGCTCGCCGCCCTCGAACGTGAGCCAGCCACGCTCGTGCTCACCGATCTCGACATGCCGGAACTCGACGGCATCGGGCTGCTGAGGGCCGTGCGCGCCCGACACCCCGACACCGCGGTCATGATGATCACCGCCGTCGCCGATGTCGGGACCGCGGTGAGCTGCCTGAGCGCGGGCGCGATGGACTACCTCACCAAGCCCTTCCACATCGAGGAAGTGCGCGCGCGTGTGCGCCAGGCGCTGGAGAAGCGTCGACTCATCCTCGAGAACCGTGGCTATCAGGAACGGCTGGAGGAACGCGTCGCCGCACAGGCGCGCCGGCTCGAAGAACTCTTCCTGGCGAGCATCCAGAGCCTGGCCGATGCGCTTGAAGTGAAGGATCCGTACACCCACGGGCACTCGGTGCGCGTGTCGCGGTACTCGGCGGTCATTGCGCGTGCGCTGGACATGGACGCCGAAGTGGTCCGCCAGATCGAACTCGGTGGCCGGGTCCACGACCTCGGCAAGATCGGCGTGCGCGAGTCGGTGCTCAACAAGGCCGGGCCCCTCACCGACGAGGAGTACGAGCACATCATGACGCACCCGACGGTCGGCTGGCGTCTGCTCTCGCCACTCCTCGGCGACACGCCACGCGCGCTCAACATCGTGCGATCGCACCACGAACGGTGGGACGGTCGCGGGATTCCCGACGGACTCGCGGGCGACGCCATTCCGATCGAGGCCCGCATCGCCGCGGTGGCCGACACGTTCGACGCAATGGCCAGCGCGCGCCCGTATCGTCCAGGGGTGGCGCTGGCGGCGACGATCGCCGAGTTGCAGCGCTGTGCCGGGGCGCAGTTCGATCCGCAGGTCGTGCAGGCCTTCCTTCGCGCGATCGATGCCGGCGCGATCGACACGTCGGCGCTCGCCGAGGAGCGCGCCCCTTCGGGACTCACGCCCCGGGGCGTGCGTTAG
- the glmM gene encoding phosphoglucosamine mutase, giving the protein MAFEGLMVSVSGVRGRVGEALTPEVACQFAAAFGAFSLARSGSRSIVVGRDSRVSGPMFHRAVVAALQSVGAQIIDIGMAPTPTVQLEVEHHHAAGGLAITASHNPVEWNALKFIGPAGLFLDGSEGAEMRGLLESGVPRAQWQALGEVTSEDGAIDRHIAKVLALPFIDVAKIRARRFVVALDTCHGAGIVIMPRLLEALGCDVRSINLEPHGRFHRPPEPVAENLGELESLVRSTGAALGFATDPDVDRLAVVSDRASAIGEDWTLALAAELVLSKRRGTVVTNLSTSRILDDVAARYGSHVVRAPVGEVNVATRMRAEGAVVGGEGNGGVILPDLHLGRDAPLAAALILGLLAETGGTLSAVVSSYPRYEIVKDKLDRPKASLDSVYQALRGEFGDAEVDTQDGLRLSWPDRWVHVRPSGTEPIVRVIAEGPTETDARDLVRRCRQPLDALAR; this is encoded by the coding sequence ATGGCGTTCGAAGGACTGATGGTCAGCGTATCCGGCGTCCGAGGTCGGGTGGGGGAGGCCCTCACGCCGGAAGTCGCCTGTCAGTTCGCGGCCGCCTTCGGGGCATTTTCCCTGGCCCGATCGGGCTCCAGGTCCATCGTGGTTGGGCGGGACAGCCGCGTCTCCGGCCCGATGTTCCACCGGGCGGTGGTGGCGGCCCTGCAGTCGGTCGGGGCGCAGATCATCGACATCGGCATGGCGCCGACGCCCACGGTGCAGCTCGAGGTCGAGCACCACCATGCGGCGGGAGGGCTGGCCATCACGGCGAGCCACAACCCGGTCGAGTGGAACGCGCTCAAGTTCATCGGGCCCGCGGGACTGTTTCTCGATGGATCCGAAGGCGCCGAGATGCGCGGCCTGCTGGAGAGCGGCGTGCCCCGCGCGCAGTGGCAGGCGCTGGGTGAGGTGACGTCCGAGGATGGCGCCATCGATCGCCACATCGCGAAGGTGCTGGCGCTCCCTTTCATCGACGTCGCGAAGATTCGCGCGCGACGGTTCGTGGTGGCGCTGGACACCTGCCACGGTGCGGGAATCGTGATCATGCCGCGCCTGCTCGAGGCACTGGGTTGCGACGTTCGGTCGATCAACCTCGAGCCCCACGGACGCTTTCATCGCCCGCCGGAACCGGTGGCCGAGAATCTGGGGGAACTCGAGAGTCTCGTTCGGTCCACGGGCGCTGCGTTGGGCTTCGCCACCGATCCGGACGTGGACCGGCTCGCCGTCGTGTCCGACCGAGCGTCGGCGATCGGTGAAGACTGGACGCTGGCGCTGGCTGCCGAGCTGGTGCTGTCGAAGCGGCGAGGGACGGTGGTCACTAACCTGTCCACGTCCCGGATCCTGGACGATGTCGCGGCGCGGTACGGCAGTCATGTGGTTCGCGCGCCCGTCGGAGAAGTGAACGTCGCGACGCGGATGCGTGCCGAGGGCGCGGTGGTGGGCGGCGAGGGGAACGGTGGGGTGATCCTGCCCGACCTGCACCTGGGGAGGGATGCGCCGCTCGCCGCGGCCCTCATCCTTGGGCTGCTCGCAGAAACAGGCGGCACGTTGTCTGCAGTGGTGTCATCGTACCCCCGCTATGAGATCGTGAAGGACAAGCTGGACCGGCCGAAGGCGAGCCTGGACAGCGTCTATCAGGCCCTCAGGGGGGAGTTCGGGGACGCCGAGGTGGACACGCAGGATGGGTTGCGGCTCTCGTGGCCCGATCGTTGGGTGCATGTACGCCCGTCGGGAACGGAGCCGATTGTACGGGTGATCGCCGAAGGACCAACAGAAACGGATGCGAGGGATCTGGTGCGCCGCTGTCGGCAGCCGCTGGATGCCCTCGCGCGGTAA